The following coding sequences lie in one Pontibacter sp. G13 genomic window:
- a CDS encoding GMC family oxidoreductase: MSIESFDAVIIGSGAGGAPIAHELVKAGKRVLVLEKGPKFQPQSLSKSKVSDFRRDELYATGPEKRISHPLDNQGEAYYSSHVEPDINDEPHVYRHTKPDGTEVDRATIEGYTAQVVGGGTQLYGAVSLRYPELDFQLKSFNDGANYTLASDPNGDVRREARDWPISYEELEAYYAKAEELVGINGTSQNQEKAFTSGDRYQTPLDPNPISEFAKSGMEKMGMKWYRTPLAVITEDHAPSNRKAGSPKTGYVNRYGDPMGFKSNTWVSLLAPIQDLDNFEIRCNANVVQLESEGRKITQVKYIDASGRTRAVAGDIVVVACSAIESVRLLMLSGQNDPGGFGSLLTQNGQNDLLGKYFLTHCFGGAEGRVPDRFDKSISLDSDYATDFASSTAFLEENRLWAGAAIYNNTSDQALPISLARTHASQDLDTIWRGFNQNWGESGDMPGVGEELEGWIQRNYGNRLSVSFMANQVPLKDNRIELHPFIKDKWGRPSAYIIKEWHAHDRYLMDVVSNVCREILVQGGADPGTIGAGGVYLAENSRARIANHILGGARFGSDRTDSVLDPNCRLWDADNLYVTDGCFMPTSGGANPTLTIQANSFRIADFLINNAF, translated from the coding sequence ATGTCCATCGAATCATTTGACGCTGTCATCATCGGAAGTGGTGCCGGCGGAGCCCCTATCGCCCATGAATTGGTCAAAGCGGGCAAGCGGGTCCTCGTCTTGGAAAAGGGGCCCAAATTCCAGCCTCAGTCCCTCAGCAAGTCCAAAGTCAGCGATTTTCGCAGGGATGAGCTTTATGCCACCGGGCCTGAGAAACGAATCTCCCACCCCTTGGACAACCAAGGCGAGGCATACTATTCTAGCCATGTGGAGCCTGACATCAACGATGAGCCGCACGTCTACCGCCATACGAAACCCGATGGCACCGAAGTAGATCGAGCGACGATTGAAGGATACACGGCTCAAGTCGTTGGAGGCGGTACACAGCTGTACGGAGCGGTCTCCTTGAGATATCCGGAGTTGGACTTCCAATTGAAGAGTTTCAACGATGGCGCCAATTATACTTTGGCTTCAGACCCCAATGGCGATGTCAGACGAGAGGCGAGAGATTGGCCGATTTCCTATGAAGAATTGGAAGCTTACTATGCCAAAGCAGAAGAGCTGGTGGGCATCAATGGCACCTCCCAAAATCAGGAAAAGGCTTTCACTTCCGGAGATCGATACCAAACGCCGCTAGATCCCAATCCAATCAGTGAATTCGCCAAATCCGGCATGGAGAAGATGGGAATGAAGTGGTATCGGACCCCGCTGGCCGTCATCACCGAAGATCATGCGCCCAGCAATCGGAAGGCCGGAAGCCCCAAAACGGGCTATGTGAACCGCTATGGTGATCCTATGGGATTCAAGTCCAATACTTGGGTTTCGCTGCTAGCTCCTATTCAGGACCTAGATAATTTCGAAATTCGATGCAATGCCAATGTGGTCCAACTCGAAAGCGAGGGTCGCAAAATCACCCAAGTCAAATACATAGATGCGAGTGGACGAACCCGAGCGGTTGCCGGAGACATCGTGGTGGTAGCTTGCTCAGCCATCGAGAGCGTGAGATTGCTCATGTTGTCCGGCCAAAATGATCCGGGCGGATTCGGGAGTCTATTGACCCAAAATGGCCAGAATGACCTGCTGGGTAAGTATTTCCTGACACATTGCTTTGGAGGAGCCGAGGGACGTGTGCCTGATCGGTTCGATAAGTCCATCTCCCTAGACAGTGACTACGCCACGGATTTTGCTTCAAGTACGGCGTTTTTGGAGGAAAATAGACTCTGGGCAGGTGCCGCGATCTACAACAATACTTCGGATCAAGCTTTGCCGATTTCGCTGGCTAGGACTCATGCCAGTCAGGATTTGGACACCATCTGGCGAGGATTCAACCAAAATTGGGGCGAAAGCGGGGACATGCCCGGAGTGGGAGAGGAGCTGGAGGGCTGGATTCAACGGAACTATGGCAACCGACTGTCGGTCAGCTTTATGGCCAATCAAGTACCACTCAAGGATAATCGGATTGAGCTGCATCCATTCATCAAAGATAAGTGGGGACGGCCTTCGGCATACATCATCAAGGAATGGCATGCGCACGATCGCTACCTCATGGATGTCGTGTCCAATGTCTGCCGCGAGATCTTGGTTCAAGGAGGGGCAGATCCCGGAACCATTGGCGCTGGGGGCGTGTATCTGGCTGAGAATTCCCGAGCCCGAATCGCCAACCACATCTTGGGCGGCGCACGGTTTGGGAGCGATCGCACAGATTCTGTACTGGACCCTAACTGCCGCTTGTGGGACGCAGACAATCTGTACGTAACGGATGGTTGCTTTATGCCGACTTCGGGTGGTGCCAATCCCACGCTCACCATTCAGGCCAATTCTTTCCGTATCGCGGACTTCCTCATCAACAATGCCTTCTAG
- a CDS encoding gluconate 2-dehydrogenase subunit 3 family protein codes for MFELEPDYVYNHCAKSLLRAEFGGFHQYGAIPADGISDHIFESWKFPIIDNLFDPSLPDEGYQVNLVTFIWCDFEDRLEDQQVEVFGSFAALHESFPLDRVEDSRYYAKTFIVPKGEVFFYQFRVNGTITLDPINPQRVTDAGGESWSRFFTDACTIPLTFETWERDLLQRLCQHILPFRTKNAARFLDYYYHTLDYDEQRDASKLDENVGAVNFIDKILAREERHNLVNYKICLEIIDQVLRQRNVAVEPAEQPAAVFAELYDQMMDPNVPIPGWDYDRYKKPRHFIELLRRHTFTGAFCHPKYGGNVGAAGWEYLSSQFLGRDGNTLFNWRNSIEQPLGTNPEYNA; via the coding sequence ATGTTTGAGCTTGAACCAGATTACGTCTACAATCATTGTGCGAAATCGCTATTGAGAGCCGAATTTGGAGGATTCCACCAATATGGAGCAATCCCCGCAGATGGAATTTCTGACCATATTTTCGAGTCATGGAAATTCCCAATAATAGACAACCTGTTTGATCCCAGCCTTCCGGATGAAGGTTACCAAGTCAATTTGGTGACATTCATCTGGTGTGATTTCGAAGATCGGCTGGAAGATCAGCAGGTGGAGGTATTTGGATCGTTTGCCGCGCTCCACGAATCATTTCCGCTAGACCGCGTGGAAGATTCCCGATATTACGCCAAGACCTTCATCGTGCCCAAGGGTGAGGTCTTTTTCTACCAATTCCGAGTCAATGGGACCATTACCCTGGACCCGATCAACCCTCAGCGAGTCACGGATGCTGGTGGCGAATCTTGGAGTCGATTCTTCACGGATGCCTGCACCATTCCGCTGACTTTTGAGACATGGGAGCGTGATCTGCTCCAGCGATTGTGTCAGCACATTCTGCCGTTCCGCACCAAGAATGCCGCTCGATTCCTCGACTATTACTACCACACCCTCGACTACGACGAGCAGCGAGATGCCTCGAAGCTCGACGAGAATGTGGGAGCCGTAAACTTCATTGACAAGATTTTGGCGAGAGAGGAACGCCACAATTTGGTGAATTACAAGATCTGTCTGGAGATCATCGATCAGGTGCTACGTCAGCGCAATGTGGCGGTGGAGCCTGCCGAGCAGCCCGCAGCAGTTTTCGCTGAACTATACGATCAGATGATGGATCCCAATGTTCCGATTCCCGGCTGGGATTATGATCGGTATAAAAAACCCCGGCATTTTATCGAGTTGCTGAGACGACACACGTTTACCGGTGCATTTTGCCATCCTAAATATGGCGGAAATGTCGGAGCCGCAGGCTGGGAGTACCTGAGTAGCCAATTCCTCGGTCGGGATGGCAACACCCTATTCAACTGGCGCAATTCCATCGAGCAGCCACTCGGAACCAATCCAGAATACAACGCCTAA
- a CDS encoding sulfatase-like hydrolase/transferase, whose protein sequence is MLYARWTMFSLIALLGFSFAACEFPVDPPAKPHIIMLYVDDMGIGDLSYLGSDFAQTPNIDRMAAAGKIFTQYYTNSPVCSPSRVALTTGMYPLRWDINTFLSGKKHNDKYDQSGFLDPAAPSMARSLKAAGYRTAHFGKWHMGGGRKIQAPSIHAYGFDAYSSTWESPDPDPALTSTHWIWGPGDEIQRWNRTGYFVNKTLNFLSRHADQPCFINLWPDDVHSPWVHDEESQSAYLGNKQLGFTQENLVPVIEELDLQIGRLLAGLDSLGITEETLILFTSDNGPGPTFGHARTVGLRGSKNSLYEGGINMPMIVHWPGTVQAGQIDSSTVWTAVDLLPTLAGLVGAPLDIPQQLDGMDLSSVLIGEGKHEEPRAIFWEYGRFNNRHHPSDTTDLAPDLAMRWGNWKALTHFEGDSVELYRLDLDPEERNGLSHAYPALADSLKQAMRDWFETAEESAVVAE, encoded by the coding sequence ATGTTGTACGCCCGTTGGACCATGTTCTCTCTGATCGCTCTGTTGGGATTTTCCTTTGCTGCTTGTGAGTTTCCTGTCGATCCTCCTGCCAAGCCTCATATCATCATGTTGTATGTGGATGACATGGGCATTGGGGATCTGTCCTATCTTGGGAGTGATTTTGCTCAGACCCCGAATATCGACCGGATGGCCGCGGCAGGAAAAATCTTCACGCAGTACTACACCAATTCTCCGGTATGTTCGCCGTCGAGGGTTGCTCTGACGACCGGGATGTATCCACTCCGCTGGGATATCAACACGTTCCTGAGCGGCAAAAAGCACAACGACAAGTACGATCAATCGGGATTTCTGGACCCGGCGGCACCCTCTATGGCACGGAGTCTGAAAGCTGCAGGCTATCGGACTGCGCACTTCGGAAAATGGCACATGGGAGGCGGTCGAAAGATCCAAGCGCCCTCGATCCATGCGTATGGATTTGATGCCTACAGCTCCACTTGGGAGAGTCCCGATCCCGATCCGGCGTTGACTTCTACCCATTGGATCTGGGGGCCGGGAGACGAGATCCAGCGCTGGAATCGGACAGGATACTTCGTGAACAAAACCTTGAATTTCCTGAGCCGACATGCTGATCAGCCTTGTTTCATCAATCTGTGGCCGGATGATGTGCATAGCCCTTGGGTACATGATGAAGAGTCGCAATCGGCCTATTTGGGAAACAAGCAGTTGGGTTTCACGCAAGAAAACCTCGTGCCTGTGATCGAGGAGCTGGACCTGCAAATCGGTAGATTGCTTGCCGGCTTGGACTCACTGGGCATCACGGAGGAAACCCTGATCCTTTTCACCAGCGACAACGGACCGGGTCCTACGTTTGGGCACGCGCGTACGGTCGGACTTCGAGGCAGCAAAAACAGCCTGTATGAGGGCGGAATCAATATGCCCATGATCGTTCACTGGCCCGGTACAGTTCAGGCGGGGCAGATCGATTCCTCGACAGTTTGGACAGCGGTTGACCTCTTGCCTACGTTGGCAGGATTGGTTGGCGCGCCATTGGATATACCTCAGCAACTCGATGGTATGGATCTGTCTTCGGTCTTAATAGGTGAAGGAAAACATGAGGAACCCCGTGCGATATTTTGGGAATATGGGCGATTCAACAACCGGCATCATCCCAGCGACACCACTGATCTTGCTCCAGATTTGGCAATGCGCTGGGGCAATTGGAAGGCACTGACCCATTTTGAGGGGGACTCGGTGGAGTTGTATCGACTGGATCTTGATCCTGAGGAGCGGAATGGATTGTCCCACGCGTATCCAGCATTGGCCGATAGCTTGAAGCAGGCGATGCGAGATTGGTTCGAGACTGCGGAGGAATCTGCGGTTGTAGCGGAATAG
- a CDS encoding mechanosensitive ion channel family protein: protein MDNRTTLEGFGRLVSRHGAAVMWAGLGMACVVLTLVDSGARASDLAMAGMVSWAGFGFLGPFSHSFSRWFAQVKHEINMGDWIETNGFSGKVMEINLRNTKLKEADNNIVVIPNRLIMESPFKNYGLTNRVRTTISCGVAYDSHLPKAKQVAIGAIEKRFGTHPEEPVEFYYTEFGESAIQFILRFWVEAHEKLTALEVKSEAIMSIKESFDQAGIVIPYPIRTILSEESHDP, encoded by the coding sequence ATGGACAATCGAACTACCTTGGAGGGGTTTGGGCGACTGGTTTCAAGGCATGGGGCAGCGGTGATGTGGGCAGGCTTGGGAATGGCATGTGTGGTCTTGACGCTGGTGGATTCGGGGGCGAGGGCATCTGATCTCGCGATGGCGGGTATGGTTTCGTGGGCGGGATTCGGGTTTCTGGGACCATTTTCCCACAGTTTTTCTCGATGGTTTGCACAGGTGAAGCACGAGATCAACATGGGGGACTGGATCGAGACCAATGGATTCTCGGGCAAGGTCATGGAGATCAACCTACGCAACACCAAGCTGAAGGAAGCGGACAACAATATCGTGGTCATTCCCAATCGGCTGATCATGGAATCCCCCTTCAAAAATTACGGTCTGACCAATCGCGTCCGGACCACCATCTCTTGCGGAGTCGCCTATGACTCGCATCTTCCGAAGGCCAAGCAGGTGGCCATTGGCGCGATCGAAAAGCGGTTTGGGACGCATCCCGAAGAGCCTGTGGAATTTTACTACACGGAATTCGGGGAGAGCGCCATCCAATTCATCTTGCGATTTTGGGTGGAGGCTCACGAGAAGCTCACAGCCCTCGAAGTCAAGAGCGAGGCCATCATGTCCATCAAGGAATCTTTTGATCAGGCGGGCATCGTCATTCCCTATCCGATCCGGACCATCCTCTCTGAGGAATCCCATGACCCATGA
- a CDS encoding LamG-like jellyroll fold domain-containing protein, with protein sequence MKTLVTKRPLRWLLCLGLLVQASFLQAQTYTPKILITFDDDVPIDGDPTDLSKYGEINTEKKVKPQGNGENLLPGAVGSYHRTDFSDGIAGSRLQSTGLFSEFSNVGREGLTVEWLFKPEDYTDFQMYLGDSYRITISENIVNTLVYQGVDGESSASTGILKITMDGIGGLSIGDLMDGDWHHLAITYDAPTGVLQLYVDGLTGNGMRVVNPNKEKIQAWEGNLIIGSSSMYSKGYQGGVDEIAIYDQALSASMIYQHYVESIQNGMHYTHSPNAAIALPKPMDSYDYSLNPYDFDDVNYPTVQATTVDLLYGYQHARYAQNHTLPTITPWTPDIGNISAVKWEYVTTTQGSGWKIVQNSTNNQNQYGQELTLELAQHYNYKLFMGGLKGYNLNSSGVLTKPMFSGFIQNANNHSDLERFFITLWKEVDTPNIRKRNWDEVANPGGPHTETYPLSPYEAYYYYDDVNNSNIPPDLNDYIRSGKNFVWNPIGPWRFLLSACSGTSDSLNVLQCDGQFYRDKLDIVFGQLNIDRIDAIGENGEVIPKGLRTYKDSNGDLRFFQQSLNDGFDYWFQSNTASDIYGYMSDIQTEMRAFYADRFVEYANTFTLAASGGTKTTEFFWYSISGNNASLVDDYHYGRDINTVEGGHRRSTPYYYPQSPRRWDFHGGALSGFERVSKGRVQELRSEDLRMNPFVSPGFSDGTYYKAVDKNIIRPGQYLGILKGLAMLGADTYTNFMFNGYSKDSVGFVNAPVYDANWRTWKLVMPAYAQAVTSRWEEFLDDGELMEEGGRWGMMKTTSLANAEETSLDVVAFRYNSGSQNNLIYVRKMNNSEDYLVFGTSQKLTNAQTLGRNDKMATIEIANQEITFPIRLQGSTYKLDLNDLANPVFYQLDAWHEWKAPAHWCEDFCFDAEVYDFATPSTDNIKTETLVGLGSTDFSEFTSYTDSSDQSMEYNFRTNKASPCDDYRLWVRCRRATSGQDALTGTIGNDVVTLSTISTSWTWITNTQAGFSLCGDTDYVLTIDAEGYEIDKILVTSNTSLKYHQTASADFVLPDSICVNEDFTLSDSLNSGQGNCADVEWYFGDGTIKYGNTVTHSYSQPGTYDVIMRVRDNCKVEVLMTTKTIVVTGPDVDASLEDVVVVCPMTPFDLSATHNGISGSWHTDPNLVVDPLDDTKAQITIDEDQYFYFTSVSSQGCAYTDSVLAIVSETQEEFEVQYDNVLEEFVLDASGAYAYEWSIVADPSGDLQIDDNTNPHTTAALMDPATYSIVDGIYQFSLTVYGGNPNCSTTYVIDVEIVGGSSNKTFPTSVEEDLEEEVPSLFKIYPNPAEDVMFIESDLTKLPVGKPMEYAVINSMGQTVLSGTLGKSGSHQINCGDLSQGVYFVKIHSSDHSYLQTESVLIQ encoded by the coding sequence ATGAAAACACTCGTTACGAAGCGGCCTTTGAGGTGGCTCCTCTGCTTGGGATTGCTTGTTCAAGCATCTTTTCTTCAAGCACAGACCTACACACCCAAGATCTTGATCACCTTTGATGACGATGTCCCCATCGATGGAGATCCAACTGACCTTTCGAAATACGGAGAAATCAACACTGAAAAGAAGGTAAAGCCACAAGGAAATGGAGAAAATCTCCTTCCTGGCGCAGTAGGTAGTTATCACCGGACAGATTTTTCAGATGGGATTGCTGGTAGCCGCCTTCAGTCTACGGGTTTATTTTCTGAATTCTCGAATGTAGGACGGGAGGGATTAACCGTAGAATGGTTGTTCAAGCCTGAAGACTACACCGATTTTCAGATGTACCTAGGCGACAGCTATCGAATCACGATATCTGAAAATATCGTGAATACGCTTGTCTATCAAGGTGTCGATGGCGAATCTTCTGCGAGTACAGGAATTCTGAAAATTACGATGGACGGTATAGGAGGGCTATCCATCGGAGATCTAATGGATGGCGATTGGCACCATTTGGCAATTACCTATGATGCACCAACGGGGGTACTCCAACTGTATGTGGATGGCCTGACTGGAAATGGTATGCGTGTGGTGAATCCGAACAAGGAGAAAATACAAGCCTGGGAGGGTAACTTGATTATTGGGAGTAGCTCCATGTACAGTAAAGGATACCAAGGGGGGGTAGATGAGATTGCCATTTATGATCAAGCACTGTCTGCATCCATGATATACCAGCACTATGTGGAAAGTATTCAAAATGGCATGCATTACACCCACTCTCCCAATGCTGCAATCGCATTGCCAAAACCCATGGATAGTTATGACTATTCCTTGAATCCCTATGACTTTGATGATGTCAATTACCCAACTGTACAAGCTACAACTGTGGACCTGCTGTATGGATATCAGCATGCCAGATACGCACAAAATCACACCCTGCCGACGATTACGCCTTGGACGCCCGATATTGGAAATATTTCAGCGGTCAAGTGGGAGTATGTAACTACTACTCAAGGTTCAGGATGGAAGATCGTGCAAAATTCTACGAATAATCAGAACCAATATGGCCAAGAGCTTACGTTGGAGTTGGCCCAACATTACAACTACAAGTTGTTTATGGGGGGATTGAAAGGGTACAATTTGAATTCGAGCGGTGTGCTAACCAAGCCCATGTTCTCAGGCTTTATTCAAAACGCCAATAATCATAGTGATCTGGAACGATTTTTCATCACGCTTTGGAAGGAGGTTGATACGCCCAATATCAGAAAGCGTAATTGGGATGAGGTCGCTAACCCGGGTGGACCCCATACAGAGACATACCCTTTGAGTCCCTATGAAGCTTACTATTACTATGATGATGTGAATAACTCAAATATTCCGCCTGATTTGAATGACTACATCAGATCAGGGAAAAATTTTGTTTGGAATCCCATCGGACCTTGGAGGTTTCTGCTAAGTGCTTGCTCAGGCACCTCGGATTCATTGAATGTTTTGCAGTGTGATGGCCAATTCTATCGAGACAAATTGGATATCGTATTCGGACAATTGAATATCGATCGTATAGATGCGATTGGAGAAAATGGGGAGGTGATTCCTAAAGGATTGCGGACCTATAAGGATAGTAATGGTGATTTACGCTTCTTTCAGCAATCCTTGAATGATGGCTTTGATTACTGGTTTCAGAGTAATACAGCTAGCGATATCTATGGATATATGTCGGATATTCAGACCGAGATGCGAGCATTCTATGCAGATCGATTCGTGGAATATGCCAATACCTTTACACTCGCTGCATCTGGCGGTACCAAAACAACCGAGTTTTTCTGGTATTCCATTTCAGGGAATAATGCAAGTTTGGTCGATGATTATCACTACGGTAGAGATATCAACACGGTTGAGGGAGGACATCGGAGATCTACCCCATATTATTATCCCCAATCACCACGTCGTTGGGACTTCCACGGGGGGGCCTTGAGCGGATTTGAACGAGTATCCAAAGGCCGAGTTCAAGAGCTAAGGTCTGAAGATTTGCGAATGAATCCATTTGTAAGCCCCGGATTTTCAGATGGAACCTATTATAAGGCGGTGGACAAAAATATCATTCGACCCGGTCAATATCTGGGTATATTGAAGGGGTTGGCGATGCTGGGCGCGGATACCTACACCAATTTTATGTTTAACGGATACAGTAAAGATTCAGTCGGATTTGTCAATGCTCCTGTATATGATGCTAATTGGCGGACTTGGAAACTGGTCATGCCTGCCTATGCGCAAGCGGTAACCAGTAGATGGGAGGAATTTTTGGATGATGGAGAACTGATGGAGGAAGGCGGCCGTTGGGGCATGATGAAAACGACTTCTTTGGCTAACGCTGAGGAAACCTCCCTAGATGTTGTGGCATTCCGCTACAACTCTGGGAGTCAAAATAATTTGATCTATGTTCGAAAGATGAACAATAGTGAAGATTATCTGGTCTTCGGTACATCCCAGAAACTGACAAATGCCCAGACCTTGGGGCGAAATGACAAGATGGCTACCATCGAAATCGCCAATCAGGAAATTACTTTCCCCATTCGGTTGCAAGGCTCTACGTACAAATTGGATCTGAATGACCTTGCCAATCCAGTGTTTTATCAGCTGGATGCTTGGCATGAGTGGAAGGCACCAGCTCACTGGTGTGAGGATTTTTGTTTTGATGCGGAGGTATATGATTTCGCAACCCCAAGTACAGATAACATCAAAACTGAAACTTTGGTTGGATTGGGTTCCACGGATTTTTCTGAATTTACCAGTTATACGGATAGTTCTGATCAATCCATGGAATATAATTTTCGAACGAATAAAGCTTCGCCTTGTGATGATTATCGCCTATGGGTGAGATGCCGAAGAGCGACGAGTGGTCAGGACGCTTTAACTGGGACGATTGGGAATGATGTTGTAACACTGTCAACGATATCAACTTCATGGACTTGGATCACCAATACTCAAGCAGGATTCTCTCTCTGTGGTGATACGGACTATGTGTTGACCATCGATGCGGAAGGATATGAGATTGACAAGATTCTTGTCACTTCTAATACGTCTCTGAAATACCATCAAACCGCCTCGGCAGACTTTGTGTTGCCAGATTCTATATGTGTAAATGAAGACTTCACTCTGTCGGATTCACTAAATTCAGGACAAGGGAATTGTGCAGATGTCGAATGGTATTTCGGCGATGGGACTATCAAGTATGGAAACACAGTCACCCACAGCTATTCCCAACCGGGTACCTACGATGTGATTATGAGGGTGAGGGATAATTGCAAGGTGGAGGTGCTAATGACTACGAAGACTATTGTGGTTACTGGACCGGATGTAGATGCAAGCTTGGAGGACGTGGTGGTTGTATGTCCAATGACTCCATTTGATCTGTCGGCAACTCATAATGGGATTTCTGGATCTTGGCATACAGATCCAAATTTGGTGGTTGATCCATTGGATGACACCAAGGCTCAAATAACGATAGATGAAGATCAGTATTTCTACTTTACATCTGTTTCTTCACAAGGATGTGCATATACCGATAGCGTCTTGGCCATTGTCAGTGAGACGCAAGAAGAGTTCGAAGTTCAGTATGATAATGTCTTGGAGGAGTTTGTGCTGGATGCAAGTGGAGCCTATGCATACGAATGGAGCATTGTGGCCGATCCTTCTGGGGATTTGCAAATCGATGACAATACGAACCCTCATACTACCGCGGCGCTGATGGACCCAGCTACGTACTCGATCGTAGATGGTATTTATCAATTCTCATTGACAGTATACGGTGGAAATCCCAATTGTAGCACAACGTATGTAATTGATGTGGAAATCGTCGGAGGCTCTTCCAACAAGACGTTCCCGACCTCTGTAGAGGAGGATTTGGAAGAGGAGGTGCCAAGCCTCTTCAAGATTTATCCGAACCCAGCGGAGGATGTCATGTTCATCGAATCTGATCTGACAAAGCTGCCCGTAGGAAAACCGATGGAGTATGCCGTGATAAATTCCATGGGACAAACCGTCTTGTCAGGCACACTCGGCAAATCGGGCTCCCACCAAATCAATTGTGGGGATTTGTCCCAGGGAGTGTACTTCGTGAAAATTCACAGTTCAGATCATTCCTACCTTCAGACGGAGTCTGTACTAATTCAATAA
- a CDS encoding sulfatase, with product MWNYLKGFLALIILLGWQGDIVCLLAQSSPNIIFILSDDAGYADFGFQGSEMMITPRLDRLAQSGVVFEQAYVTAAVCGPSRAGILTGRYQQRFGFEENNVPGIMDHYLQTDDDMGLPLDQVTMADYLKAQGYRTALFGKWHQGNADRFHPTFRGFDEFLGFRGGARSYFPFTADHPASRQEDWLERGYRKFGESDGYLADVLVDETIQFVERNQEQPFFVFLSFNSVHSPMDALPEDLAQFPELTGKRKKLAAMTLALDRACGRLLDKLDELGMTEHTLVVFTNDNGGPTDSNASDNSPLSGTKANHLEGGIRVPFIMRWPAAIEGGKRFAPPVSTFDLLPTFLTAAGGNPDTLTHLDGVDLIPFLNGQEEGIPHDTLFWKKENRGAVRAGDWKLLRFPDRPAELYHVVNDPGEMHNLASEHPDKVRQLYKALFRWEVTLARPKWQLERRFEGKAMKRMDRYWDRVEDQ from the coding sequence ATGTGGAACTACTTGAAGGGGTTTTTGGCCCTGATCATACTGTTGGGCTGGCAGGGGGACATCGTCTGTCTGCTGGCTCAGTCTTCCCCCAATATCATCTTCATTCTGTCTGATGATGCTGGGTATGCGGATTTTGGATTTCAGGGGAGTGAGATGATGATCACGCCCCGCCTCGATCGATTGGCCCAATCGGGTGTGGTTTTCGAGCAAGCGTATGTTACTGCTGCGGTCTGCGGCCCTTCTCGCGCGGGAATCTTGACGGGTAGATATCAGCAGCGATTCGGATTCGAGGAAAACAATGTCCCAGGGATCATGGATCATTATCTTCAAACGGACGATGACATGGGCCTGCCTTTGGATCAGGTGACCATGGCCGATTATCTGAAGGCACAGGGGTATCGTACTGCCTTATTCGGGAAATGGCACCAAGGAAACGCCGATCGATTCCATCCGACTTTTCGTGGATTTGACGAGTTCTTGGGATTCCGGGGGGGAGCGAGAAGCTATTTCCCATTTACGGCAGATCATCCTGCTTCTCGTCAGGAAGACTGGTTGGAGCGTGGATACCGAAAGTTTGGAGAGTCGGACGGGTATCTCGCCGATGTCTTGGTAGATGAGACCATCCAGTTTGTAGAGCGAAATCAGGAACAGCCGTTTTTCGTGTTTCTCTCCTTCAATTCAGTCCATAGTCCAATGGATGCTTTGCCGGAGGATTTGGCTCAGTTTCCCGAGTTGACAGGCAAGCGCAAAAAGCTGGCAGCAATGACCTTAGCGCTAGATCGAGCATGTGGGAGATTGCTGGACAAGCTGGATGAATTGGGCATGACCGAGCATACCCTCGTGGTATTTACCAATGATAATGGCGGTCCCACGGATAGCAACGCTTCAGACAATTCTCCCCTAAGCGGTACCAAAGCCAACCATCTCGAAGGAGGCATTCGGGTGCCATTTATCATGCGTTGGCCCGCTGCCATCGAGGGCGGAAAACGATTTGCGCCGCCTGTCAGCACATTTGATTTGTTGCCGACTTTCTTGACAGCCGCTGGCGGAAACCCCGATACCCTGACGCATCTGGATGGGGTGGATTTGATCCCCTTCCTGAATGGGCAAGAAGAAGGAATTCCTCACGACACCTTATTCTGGAAAAAGGAAAATCGGGGAGCGGTCCGCGCAGGAGATTGGAAACTGCTGAGATTTCCCGATCGTCCGGCTGAGTTGTACCACGTGGTCAATGATCCCGGCGAGATGCACAATCTCGCTTCAGAACATCCAGACAAGGTTCGCCAGCTCTACAAAGCGCTATTCCGCTGGGAAGTCACTTTGGCTCGTCCCAAATGGCAGCTGGAACGCAGATTCGAAGGAAAAGCCATGAAACGAATGGATCGGTACTGGGATCGGGTGGAGGATCAATAG